Proteins encoded within one genomic window of Columba livia isolate bColLiv1 breed racing homer chromosome 1, bColLiv1.pat.W.v2, whole genome shotgun sequence:
- the RFC3 gene encoding replication factor C subunit 3 isoform X1 encodes MSLWVDKHRPGSLGRLDYHREQAAQLRNLVQCGDFPHLLVYGPSGAGKKTRIMCLLRELYGAGVEKLRIEHQTITAPSKKKIEISTIASNYHLEVNPSDAGNNDRVVIQELLKTVAQSQQLETSTQRDFKVVLLTEVDKLTKDAQHALRRTMEKYMATCRLILCCNSMSKIIGPIQSRCLAVRVPAPSIEDICHVLSSVCKKEGLTLPQELAQRLAEKSGRNLRKALLMCESCRVQQYPFTADQDIPEMDWEVYLRETANAIVGQQSPQRLLEVRGRLYELLTHCIPPEVIMKGLLIELLNNCDGQLKGEVAQMAAFYEHRLQLGSKAIYHLEAFVAKFMAIYKKFMEDGLDDMMF; translated from the exons ATGAGCCTGTGGGTGGACAAGCACCGGCCCGGCTCCCTGGGCCGCCTGGACTATCACCGCGAGCAGGCGGCTCAGCTCCGCAACCTG GTACAGTGTGGTGACTTCCCTCATCTCTTGGTGTATGGACCATCAGGagctggaaaaaagacaagaataATGTGTTTGTTGAGGGAATTATATGGTGCAGGAGTGGAAAAACTGAGGATTGAGCATCAGACTATAAcg GCACCTTCTAAGAAGAAAATTGAAATTAGCACCATTGCAAGCAATTATCATCTTGAAGTTAACCCAAG TGATGCAGGAAACAATGACCGTGTAGTAATTCAGGAACTCTTGAAGACAGTAGCACAATCCCAACAGCTTGAGACAAGTACTCAAAGAGATTTTAAAG TGGTGCTGTTAACAGAAGTCGACAAACTCACTAAAGATGCTCAGCATGCTTTGCGGAGAACGATGGAGAAGTACATGGCAACTTGCAGATTGATCCTGTGCTGCAACTCCATGTCAAAAATTATAGGACCTATTCAAAGCAGATGCCTGGCTGTACGAGTGCCTGCTCCCAGCATTGAAGAT ATCTGCCATGTCTTGTCCAGTGTGTGTAAGAAAGAAGGCCTGACGCTTCCTCAGGAACTGGCTCAAAGGCTTGCAGAGAAATCTGGCAGGAATCTTCGGAAAGCACTGCTTATGTGTGAATCCTGCAGAGTACAACA GTATCCTTTTACTGCTGATCAAGACATTCCTGAGATGGACTGGGAAGTTTATTTGCGAGAGACTGCAAATGCTATTGTTGGTCAACAGTCACCACAAAG GCTTTTAGAGGTCCGTGGACGGCTTTATGAGCTCCTGACACACTGCATTCCTCCTGAGGTTATAATGAAG gGCCTCCTGATAGAACTCCTAAATAACTGTGATGGGCAACTGAAAGGAGAAGTAGCACAGATGGCGGCCTTCTACGAACACCGCCTGCAACTGGGCAGCAAAGCCATTTATCATCTGGAAGCATTTGTTGCCAAGTTTATGGCAATTTACAAGAAGTTTATGGAGGATGGACTAGATGACATGATGTTCTAA
- the RFC3 gene encoding replication factor C subunit 3 isoform X2 — protein sequence MCWLRYTTGFVHSLSVSVQCGDFPHLLVYGPSGAGKKTRIMCLLRELYGAGVEKLRIEHQTITAPSKKKIEISTIASNYHLEVNPSDAGNNDRVVIQELLKTVAQSQQLETSTQRDFKVVLLTEVDKLTKDAQHALRRTMEKYMATCRLILCCNSMSKIIGPIQSRCLAVRVPAPSIEDICHVLSSVCKKEGLTLPQELAQRLAEKSGRNLRKALLMCESCRVQQYPFTADQDIPEMDWEVYLRETANAIVGQQSPQRLLEVRGRLYELLTHCIPPEVIMKGLLIELLNNCDGQLKGEVAQMAAFYEHRLQLGSKAIYHLEAFVAKFMAIYKKFMEDGLDDMMF from the exons ATGTGCTGGCTTCGCTACACCACTGGATTCGTTCACTCCCTCAGTGTTTCT GTACAGTGTGGTGACTTCCCTCATCTCTTGGTGTATGGACCATCAGGagctggaaaaaagacaagaataATGTGTTTGTTGAGGGAATTATATGGTGCAGGAGTGGAAAAACTGAGGATTGAGCATCAGACTATAAcg GCACCTTCTAAGAAGAAAATTGAAATTAGCACCATTGCAAGCAATTATCATCTTGAAGTTAACCCAAG TGATGCAGGAAACAATGACCGTGTAGTAATTCAGGAACTCTTGAAGACAGTAGCACAATCCCAACAGCTTGAGACAAGTACTCAAAGAGATTTTAAAG TGGTGCTGTTAACAGAAGTCGACAAACTCACTAAAGATGCTCAGCATGCTTTGCGGAGAACGATGGAGAAGTACATGGCAACTTGCAGATTGATCCTGTGCTGCAACTCCATGTCAAAAATTATAGGACCTATTCAAAGCAGATGCCTGGCTGTACGAGTGCCTGCTCCCAGCATTGAAGAT ATCTGCCATGTCTTGTCCAGTGTGTGTAAGAAAGAAGGCCTGACGCTTCCTCAGGAACTGGCTCAAAGGCTTGCAGAGAAATCTGGCAGGAATCTTCGGAAAGCACTGCTTATGTGTGAATCCTGCAGAGTACAACA GTATCCTTTTACTGCTGATCAAGACATTCCTGAGATGGACTGGGAAGTTTATTTGCGAGAGACTGCAAATGCTATTGTTGGTCAACAGTCACCACAAAG GCTTTTAGAGGTCCGTGGACGGCTTTATGAGCTCCTGACACACTGCATTCCTCCTGAGGTTATAATGAAG gGCCTCCTGATAGAACTCCTAAATAACTGTGATGGGCAACTGAAAGGAGAAGTAGCACAGATGGCGGCCTTCTACGAACACCGCCTGCAACTGGGCAGCAAAGCCATTTATCATCTGGAAGCATTTGTTGCCAAGTTTATGGCAATTTACAAGAAGTTTATGGAGGATGGACTAGATGACATGATGTTCTAA
- the RFC3 gene encoding replication factor C subunit 3 isoform X3, giving the protein MCLLRELYGAGVEKLRIEHQTITAPSKKKIEISTIASNYHLEVNPSDAGNNDRVVIQELLKTVAQSQQLETSTQRDFKVVLLTEVDKLTKDAQHALRRTMEKYMATCRLILCCNSMSKIIGPIQSRCLAVRVPAPSIEDICHVLSSVCKKEGLTLPQELAQRLAEKSGRNLRKALLMCESCRVQQYPFTADQDIPEMDWEVYLRETANAIVGQQSPQRLLEVRGRLYELLTHCIPPEVIMKGLLIELLNNCDGQLKGEVAQMAAFYEHRLQLGSKAIYHLEAFVAKFMAIYKKFMEDGLDDMMF; this is encoded by the exons ATGTGTTTGTTGAGGGAATTATATGGTGCAGGAGTGGAAAAACTGAGGATTGAGCATCAGACTATAAcg GCACCTTCTAAGAAGAAAATTGAAATTAGCACCATTGCAAGCAATTATCATCTTGAAGTTAACCCAAG TGATGCAGGAAACAATGACCGTGTAGTAATTCAGGAACTCTTGAAGACAGTAGCACAATCCCAACAGCTTGAGACAAGTACTCAAAGAGATTTTAAAG TGGTGCTGTTAACAGAAGTCGACAAACTCACTAAAGATGCTCAGCATGCTTTGCGGAGAACGATGGAGAAGTACATGGCAACTTGCAGATTGATCCTGTGCTGCAACTCCATGTCAAAAATTATAGGACCTATTCAAAGCAGATGCCTGGCTGTACGAGTGCCTGCTCCCAGCATTGAAGAT ATCTGCCATGTCTTGTCCAGTGTGTGTAAGAAAGAAGGCCTGACGCTTCCTCAGGAACTGGCTCAAAGGCTTGCAGAGAAATCTGGCAGGAATCTTCGGAAAGCACTGCTTATGTGTGAATCCTGCAGAGTACAACA GTATCCTTTTACTGCTGATCAAGACATTCCTGAGATGGACTGGGAAGTTTATTTGCGAGAGACTGCAAATGCTATTGTTGGTCAACAGTCACCACAAAG GCTTTTAGAGGTCCGTGGACGGCTTTATGAGCTCCTGACACACTGCATTCCTCCTGAGGTTATAATGAAG gGCCTCCTGATAGAACTCCTAAATAACTGTGATGGGCAACTGAAAGGAGAAGTAGCACAGATGGCGGCCTTCTACGAACACCGCCTGCAACTGGGCAGCAAAGCCATTTATCATCTGGAAGCATTTGTTGCCAAGTTTATGGCAATTTACAAGAAGTTTATGGAGGATGGACTAGATGACATGATGTTCTAA